The genomic interval CCGCCTGGCTTGGTTCGCCGCTCGAAATGGCTAGGACTCTGTGCTTTTTTGCTAATCAGTTTGTCGAAGGAACTTCGGGGGACACAGCACTGAATCGAGAGTTGCCGGTTCCACGTGAGGTGATAGAAAGAAAATCCTCATCTGATCTGATACTCATCGCTTTGGGAGCACACACCATGGCACGACTCGCTCGCGCGGAGGTCTTCGATCCCAACGAAATTGCCTTCGCACACGTGATCGCTCGCACCGTCCTTGTGCGGTGGACGAGTATCGCAGTTGCCAAACCCAACGTCGCTTCCGTCTGACACGGCGTACCCGCGACCTGATCCCTTCGGACTAAAAGCTTCCCGCGATCAGCCCCTTTTCTAAGTCGCTCTCTACAGCGACGCCGCTAGCCCGGATTATTCATGCGGATGATTGATTTTAGCGCAAACAGATCCTTGACAATGAGTTGTGACATCGTCGGGTTATGAATAATCGGGGCTAGCGCCTGAGGCTCACTTTGATTGCGATGCATGGAGCGAAAACATGGACTGAAAAAACAATGTCAACCCCAAACTTTGAGCAGCCCAGGACTAGCCCAACTACCCCAGCGTAGTGCTCTGTCCCTATGATCCCCTCCGCCTATGATCCCCTCCATGATCCCTGCACGATGAAGATGAACCTGAAACGCGTGATTACACGTACCAGTATCGTTCGGGATACCGCGTTTGATACTCGCGTTGCTGCTTAATGCTCATGGTGACGTGCCGTGCTGGTTCGATAACGTCTGCAATTTCAACTTCAAAACCGAGTTTGCGTAGTCGCTCGGGCCAGAGCTTGTGACGCGGTTTTGGTTTTCCAGGAAGTTCGTAGCCGAGATACGTCAACGCTGTTTTGGCGTGGGCACGCTCGATTTCGTAGGGATAGGGATTGCGACCGAGGCGACGGTGGAGCTGTGACTTCACGCGGGTGCGTCGGTATAGGCCGCCGCTAGGATCAGCTTCCCAATCACGCAATTTCAAGATCGTTCCATGGGTTGCATCGGTTCGCCGGATGACTGCGGCGTGCGTCTTGCCAGTGAACGCGATGGCATCGTATTGGTGCCTCATTAGCAAGTATATGTCCCAACGATCGGGAATGTCGGGATAGCGGTTTTCACTTCCCACGGGTTCCCATTGATCGTTGAGCGGTTTGCAGTGGCACAAGATTGCTTGGTGGTGAGGAACAAATTCGGACTTGCGACTTCCTGGAGGCACGCCAGGCAACAAGCGTTCGTCTACCAAAAACTGGCCGCTCACAGCACCCGATGCCGGTTGCAGTAAGCCACGCCAATGCATGCATGCGTGTCTGGGCAGATTTAGATAGCTGTCCGAAGCGGCATACCTATTCAACGGATGAGCAATCGAAAGGGGCGACTCTCTCGTGAAGGCGTCGACTTGTTCTTGAAGAGATTTTCGAGACATCGGTTGGGTCCTTGGGCCTAGCTTGAGGGTTTTGTAAAAATACTCCTGTTCGCTGACAAGACCAGCGGGGAGTGAATTTACAACACCCAGTGATCCACCAAGCCTTTTATTTGCTTTTTCCGTTGGTTCTTGCAGATTTAACGGAAAGCATTCCTGTGTGCTTCTAAAGGAATGAAGAGCGCCGCCAATCTCGGCGTCTCATTTCACAACTGAGTCTCATCACACGGAGCACGCGAATGAAGATTGGTTTCACTGGTTCTCGCAACGGCATGACTGAACAGCAGAGGACTCGCTTTAGGCAGTTGCTCAACCAAACGTGCGCGTCGGAAGCCCATCATGGCGATTGCGTCGGTGCGGACGCGGACTTTCACGCGATTTGCGTTGAACTTGGCGTTGCCGTAGTGGTTCATCCACCGTCGAACTCGAAGTCACGCGCCATTTGCAGTCCGGTTTCGGAAAGACGACCGCCGCTGCCGTACCTGCAACGCAATCAAACCATTGTTCGTTCGACGGTCGCATTGATCGCGGCCGTGAGCGGACCAGAACGCGTGCGTTCCGGAACTTGGGCCACCATTCGCTTTGCCCGAACGCTGCGGCGGCCTATCTTTCTTGTCGATGCGGCTGGACACGTTACAAATGAGAACGACGCATCGCGACTGCTGGAAAATGCTTCCACCAAAGTCATTCATTCCAAAGACGCATGAATAGTGGCAGGTAGACGCGGCGCTGACCGCCACCGGTCCGTGTGACCAGTTCACCACCCCAGTTCAGTTCCAGCTCATCCAATCGGCGACGCACGGTCGATTTGGAAACTTGGGCCGCGTCGGCGGCGGCGGCGATCGTCACCCAGTCGGCGGTGCGGTCGTAGAGGTACTCTTTGATCGACCATCGGTCTGGTGAGAATGGCCGGATGTCGCGAAACGAATTGCGGCTTCCTTCCGTTTCTCGTGGGCCGAATGTAATCTCGATCCAGCGATCACCTCGTTGCAAGTGGAGCCAGCTTCCTGGATCCTCAGGTGGTGTTGCCATTCGCAGTGCTTGGGCATACGCGAGCAGGCCCGCATCCCGATCGCAGGGGATCAATGGGCCGACCACAAGCTCGCGACAAGCAATCTCTCCTTGGGATTCGAGGCATGACTGGCGGACGACCCAGTAGATTTTGAACTCAAGACGAATCAGTGTCAGCGCAATCGCTGGATCATTCTCGATCGGGCGAGTCGATACTTTGGTCAGCTTTGCGGCGTATGGTTTGTTGGTCTGGAAGTTGTATCGGGTCATATAGTCTTGACGTAAAGATTAATTGGGGACCTGTACGAAAGGTATCGTAGCTATGAACAAACCGCTCGCGAGTCATTCGCGAGCGGTTTGACATTAAACGGGAAGTTGGCCTTCCTCCATCAAGGATTTCGCGACTGGAGCTGATCCGAAGCGACTAAATCTCTGTCTCGCAACCCGATCGAAGGAAAATACGCCGATATTGGTGAGCCAGCTTGGGGTCCGCCATGATCGCTTCCTCGCCTCGAACGAATCGTTCCCCGATTGCTTTGGCATAGTTTAACGAACAGATCGGATCCTTCGCGATGGATATCTCCAAGAACTGAACTCGTTGATTAAGCCTCCGGCACATTTCTCTAGCGATCTCAAGTTGTGACTTCGCTTCTTCTCCTTCCCCGTAGTTGCGAGAAAAATATGACTTCAGTTTTAACCGATAACGGTTCGCCATCTCGGACGTTGCGATCGACGCTAAGAATCGACAGTATCGATCGAACGAATAGCGGCGGTCCAGCAGGCTGACTTCATAACAAGCATCCCGCTGCCGAGACTCCGCGTGTCCTTGATTGCTCCAGCGACTCGGCCTCCAATGCGCCTGTGGGTCTTGTGTTCTCCAATCCTTCAATTGTTGCATGAAGATCTCCTCATCCGATTTGGCGATCGAACCTGGAAACGCCCTGCGATAGTTTGCTAGCGGTCCAACCGACCGTTTGATTTTGTTCTCGAATTTCCTCCATCGTTTTTTGCGAACTGTTACCGCGTAATCGACCGCTTGCCTGGCAGTCAGATCGGCAACCCGGACATGTTGCTCGAATCGCCGCCACGGTCCACCGATGACTTCGGTGGCGTAGCGGATTGCGAGTTTCACGTCCTGCAGAATTTCGCTTGTTTCCTCTCCTGTCAGCTTTCGCTTTTCTTGGATGGCTCGTTCGACTCGATCTCGTCGTTTGGCCTTTTCGATTTCGTGAGAATCGGACACATTGCTCCGAAGCTCATTAATCCGATTTCTGACAGCTGTGCACGGAACCATGTCCCACCTGTCCTTCACCTCCATTCCATTCGCAAGATAACGATTTCCTTCATGATCCAAAATGAAGTCAAACGGAAACGAATAGTTCATTGGGTCGCCGTGTCGAACACACCACGATGTGTCTTGGCCGAAACTTTGAAGTGCTCCTGTCGTGCGGATGCGGATGATGGTGAATTTGTCGTCCTGGTGGACGATTTCTGATCCGTCCAATGCGACCGGTTCGCCCATTCGTATTCGCTTATCCTCTTCGTCAATTCGAATGATCTCGG from Stieleria varia carries:
- a CDS encoding LysR family transcriptional regulator, which translates into the protein MTRYNFQTNKPYAAKLTKVSTRPIENDPAIALTLIRLEFKIYWVVRQSCLESQGEIACRELVVGPLIPCDRDAGLLAYAQALRMATPPEDPGSWLHLQRGDRWIEITFGPRETEGSRNSFRDIRPFSPDRWSIKEYLYDRTADWVTIAAAADAAQVSKSTVRRRLDELELNWGGELVTRTGGGQRRVYLPLFMRLWNE